A stretch of Castanea sativa cultivar Marrone di Chiusa Pesio chromosome 2, ASM4071231v1 DNA encodes these proteins:
- the LOC142626416 gene encoding putative F-box protein At3g23970 isoform X2 produces the protein MDICALPCKKPNSESKQTSFDDLSNDLLIEILHRIPLKPAHRFKCVSKRWVQVICQPQFAQRFTHRMKLLYPSQPSPPFTLFFQCSFPLPFPVEFKHFQRDPQFMSSNFSLSFLPQNPNPIIFIATSNGLVLCSTTLLSQMMYYVCNPLTANWVALPGPPRFHSYVLAGFVCHSYYDDIDTVTRFKVVRVSAVKTKKKSLDLCVEIFNSDTSEWQQFTEQCEGLHATIDFTKFQTHAVLAHDDIMHWVHCGSRDILAFDPNNKHDHKCRLICQPRELSDMHGHVCLSACQGRLQCMFLSNSNNDRLLFQHWELEDYVAGKWSLVAKFPVSNTNLLTVLGIHPVDPKIVYLLRTKNIVLLNTQSQQMEVVYYFTEGQFGRDNTMMNPFKLYISKKKLNAFQFVLQWWPTPVPKLDKGSGFKGIPS, from the exons ATGGATATCTGTGCTTTGCCTTGCAAAAAACCCAATTCAGAATCCAAGCAAACCTCCTTTGATGACCTCTCAAACGACCTTCTAATAGAAATCCTCCATAGAATTCCTCTGAAACCCGCACACCGCTTCAAGTGCGTTTCCAAGAGATGGGTCCAAGTGATCTGTCAACCCCAATTCGCTCAACGTTTTACACACAGGATGAAACTCTTGTACCCATCACAGCCATCACCACCCTTTACACTGTTCTTTCAGTGTAGCTTTCCCCTACCATTTCCCGTTGAGTTCAAGCATTTTCAGAGGGATCCACAGTTTATGTCCTCCAACTTTTCCTTGAGCTTTCTTCCTCAGAATCCAAACCCCATTATTTTCATAGCAACGAGTAATGGGTTGGTGTTGTGTTCCACAACACTCTTGTCTCAGATGATGTACTACGTTTGTAATCCACTCACTGCGAACTGGGTCGCTCTTCCTGGGCCTCCTAGGTTTCACAGTTATGTCCTTGCTGGGTTTGTATGCCATTCCTACTATGATGACATTGACACCGTTACTCGGTTCAAGGTTGTGCGTGTCAGTGCTGTCAAAACAAAG AAAAAATCCCTTGATCTCTGTGTGGAGATATTCAACTCCGATACTAGTGAATGGCAACAATTTACAGAGCAATGTGAAGGTCTTCATGCCACCATTGATTTTACCAAGTTTCAGACACATGCAGTTCTTGCCCACGATGATATCATGCATTGGGTGCACTGTGGCAGTAGAGATATCCTTGCTTTTGATCCTAATAACAAACATGATCATAAATGCCGTCTCATTTGTCAACCAAGAGAGCTCTCTGACATGCATGGACACGTTTGCTTATCAGCTTGCCAAGGGCGTTTGCAGTGCATGTTTCTATCCAATTCGAACAATGATAGATTACTGTTTCAACATTGGGAACTCGAGGACTATGTTGCTGGGAAATGGAGCTTGGTGGCAAAGTTTCCTGTGAGCAACACTAACTTATTGACAGTGCTAGGTATTCACCCAGTTGATCcaaaaattgtttatttgttgaggacaaaaaatattgtgttgTTGAATACACAGAGTCAACAAATGGAGGTGGTTTATTATTTTACTGAGGGTCAATTTGGACGTGATAATACTATGATGAATCCCTTCAAGCTttacatatcaaaaaaaaagttgaatgcCTTCCAGTTTGTACTTCAATGGTGGCCAACACCAGTTCCCAAACTCGATAAAG GATCAGGATTCAAGGGTATCCCTAGTTGA
- the LOC142626416 gene encoding putative F-box protein At3g23970 isoform X1, which yields MDICALPCKKPNSESKQTSFDDLSNDLLIEILHRIPLKPAHRFKCVSKRWVQVICQPQFAQRFTHRMKLLYPSQPSPPFTLFFQCSFPLPFPVEFKHFQRDPQFMSSNFSLSFLPQNPNPIIFIATSNGLVLCSTTLLSQMMYYVCNPLTANWVALPGPPRFHSYVLAGFVCHSYYDDIDTVTRFKVVRVSAVKTKKKSLDLCVEIFNSDTSEWQQFTEQCEGLHATIDFTKFQTHAVLAHDDIMHWVHCGSRDILAFDPNNKHDHKCRLICQPRELSDMHGHVCLSACQGRLQCMFLSNSNNDRLLFQHWELEDYVAGKWSLVAKFPVSNTNLLTVLGIHPVDPKIVYLLRTKNIVLLNTQSQQMEVVYYFTEGQFGRDNTMMNPFKLYISKKKLNAFQFVLQWWPTPVPKLDKGGTIGQRSVFHGGGVF from the exons ATGGATATCTGTGCTTTGCCTTGCAAAAAACCCAATTCAGAATCCAAGCAAACCTCCTTTGATGACCTCTCAAACGACCTTCTAATAGAAATCCTCCATAGAATTCCTCTGAAACCCGCACACCGCTTCAAGTGCGTTTCCAAGAGATGGGTCCAAGTGATCTGTCAACCCCAATTCGCTCAACGTTTTACACACAGGATGAAACTCTTGTACCCATCACAGCCATCACCACCCTTTACACTGTTCTTTCAGTGTAGCTTTCCCCTACCATTTCCCGTTGAGTTCAAGCATTTTCAGAGGGATCCACAGTTTATGTCCTCCAACTTTTCCTTGAGCTTTCTTCCTCAGAATCCAAACCCCATTATTTTCATAGCAACGAGTAATGGGTTGGTGTTGTGTTCCACAACACTCTTGTCTCAGATGATGTACTACGTTTGTAATCCACTCACTGCGAACTGGGTCGCTCTTCCTGGGCCTCCTAGGTTTCACAGTTATGTCCTTGCTGGGTTTGTATGCCATTCCTACTATGATGACATTGACACCGTTACTCGGTTCAAGGTTGTGCGTGTCAGTGCTGTCAAAACAAAG AAAAAATCCCTTGATCTCTGTGTGGAGATATTCAACTCCGATACTAGTGAATGGCAACAATTTACAGAGCAATGTGAAGGTCTTCATGCCACCATTGATTTTACCAAGTTTCAGACACATGCAGTTCTTGCCCACGATGATATCATGCATTGGGTGCACTGTGGCAGTAGAGATATCCTTGCTTTTGATCCTAATAACAAACATGATCATAAATGCCGTCTCATTTGTCAACCAAGAGAGCTCTCTGACATGCATGGACACGTTTGCTTATCAGCTTGCCAAGGGCGTTTGCAGTGCATGTTTCTATCCAATTCGAACAATGATAGATTACTGTTTCAACATTGGGAACTCGAGGACTATGTTGCTGGGAAATGGAGCTTGGTGGCAAAGTTTCCTGTGAGCAACACTAACTTATTGACAGTGCTAGGTATTCACCCAGTTGATCcaaaaattgtttatttgttgaggacaaaaaatattgtgttgTTGAATACACAGAGTCAACAAATGGAGGTGGTTTATTATTTTACTGAGGGTCAATTTGGACGTGATAATACTATGATGAATCCCTTCAAGCTttacatatcaaaaaaaaagttgaatgcCTTCCAGTTTGTACTTCAATGGTGGCCAACACCAGTTCCCAAACTCGATAAAG GGGGCACCATTGGGCAACGTAGCGTCTTTCATGGTGGGGGTGTATTCTGA